The Crocinitomicaceae bacterium genome includes a region encoding these proteins:
- the cyoE gene encoding protoheme IX farnesyltransferase, producing MKGKFDHHFVLLVVGGFLITGASNGFNQILERDLDKLMNRTKNRPIPAGRMSVTSAFIISSFCAITGALMLFYLNYFAGILGVLALVMYVFLYTPMKRISPWAVFVGAFPGAIPPMLGVVAVTGEFNLLVGIMFLIQFVWQFPHFWAIAWVMDDDYARAGFSLLPSKGRKNKVSAFQIAGYSLLMIPVGILPWFFGFTGDVSLILGTIAGFWFFLTSYRLYLNLQDKAARSLMFASFIYLPIIQFLYVFDKI from the coding sequence CTGAAGGGAAAATTTGATCATCACTTTGTTTTACTTGTGGTTGGTGGGTTTTTAATCACCGGTGCTTCAAACGGATTTAATCAGATACTGGAAAGAGATTTGGATAAACTCATGAACCGCACAAAAAATCGACCTATTCCGGCGGGGCGAATGAGTGTTACTTCAGCATTTATTATTTCATCTTTTTGTGCGATCACAGGTGCGCTCATGTTATTTTATCTCAATTATTTTGCAGGAATATTAGGTGTACTAGCCCTAGTGATGTACGTGTTTTTGTATACGCCTATGAAACGTATTAGTCCCTGGGCGGTTTTTGTTGGAGCATTTCCAGGTGCTATTCCACCAATGCTTGGTGTTGTTGCTGTTACCGGTGAGTTTAATCTCCTGGTGGGCATCATGTTTTTGATTCAGTTCGTGTGGCAATTTCCTCACTTCTGGGCCATAGCATGGGTAATGGATGATGATTATGCCCGTGCAGGTTTCTCTTTGTTACCTTCAAAAGGACGTAAAAACAAAGTATCTGCTTTTCAAATTGCCGGTTATTCTTTGCTCATGATTCCGGTTGGAATTCTGCCTTGGTTTTTTGGATTTACCGGAGATGTCTCATTAATATTAGGCACCATAGCAGGTTTCTGGTTTTTTCTCACGTCGTACAGATTATACCTCAACCTTCAAGATAAAGCTGCGCGATCACTGATGTTTGCCTCGTTTATTTATTTGCCCATCATTCAGTTTTTATACGTATTTGATAAGATATAA
- a CDS encoding undecaprenyl/decaprenyl-phosphate alpha-N-acetylglucosaminyl 1-phosphate transferase, with protein sequence MKDYHLILSLVTSFSVVLLATPALIKVAKIKHLVDEPKEARKLHKSSTPTIGGIIIFSAFIFSVFLWFPSHNDTVKSSLSEFMYLMASLILLFFIGVKDDIIGMSPMKKLMAHIMVGFILCVMGEIRVTSFHGLLGMDILLPEYASILISIFIYIVIVNAINLVDGVDGLAAGVGLIASVAFGLWFSFNGDKHWALVSFSLAGSLIGFLVFNFNPARIFMGDSGSLIIGAIVSVLAIKLIESPLDFIPPDFRNISTPVAAMAILAYPLLDTLRVFTIRAARGKSPMSADKNHLHHKLMEKNHSHKKTVITIYIFSIIIIAQTYFIQFENPNISFVISLGVAALFVGYVFLGYKKKTTDESE encoded by the coding sequence ATGAAAGATTATCATCTGATATTATCCCTTGTCACCTCCTTCAGCGTGGTTCTGCTTGCCACACCAGCGCTGATCAAAGTGGCAAAAATAAAACACCTGGTTGATGAACCTAAAGAAGCACGTAAACTTCATAAAAGCAGCACACCAACCATTGGGGGAATAATCATTTTCAGCGCATTTATCTTCAGCGTATTCTTATGGTTTCCATCGCACAACGACACAGTTAAATCATCACTGAGTGAATTCATGTACCTGATGGCAAGTTTGATTTTACTTTTTTTTATTGGTGTTAAAGATGATATCATTGGTATGTCACCCATGAAAAAACTTATGGCACATATCATGGTTGGTTTTATTTTATGCGTGATGGGAGAAATTCGTGTAACCAGTTTTCACGGTCTCCTTGGCATGGATATTTTACTACCCGAATATGCCAGTATTTTAATTTCTATTTTCATTTATATTGTCATTGTGAATGCCATTAATTTGGTTGATGGGGTAGATGGTTTAGCCGCAGGAGTTGGTTTGATTGCAAGCGTGGCGTTTGGTTTGTGGTTTTCATTCAACGGAGATAAACACTGGGCATTGGTTTCATTTTCTCTTGCCGGTTCATTGATTGGATTTTTGGTTTTTAATTTTAATCCCGCGCGCATTTTTATGGGTGATTCCGGCTCACTCATCATTGGCGCTATTGTCAGCGTTCTGGCAATTAAATTGATTGAATCACCTCTTGATTTTATTCCGCCTGATTTCAGAAATATTTCTACGCCTGTCGCAGCCATGGCTATTCTTGCTTATCCACTACTTGACACCTTACGTGTGTTTACCATACGTGCTGCGCGAGGAAAATCACCCATGAGTGCAGACAAAAATCACTTGCATCACAAGCTGATGGAAAAAAATCACAGCCATAAAAAAACAGTGATTACCATTTATATTTTCAGCATCATCATTATTGCGCAAACGTATTTTATACAATTTGAAAATCCAAATATCAGCTTTGTAATTAGTCTTGGAGTTGCTGCATTATTTGTTGGCTACGTTTTTCTTGGATATAAAAAGAAAACTACAGATGAGTCTGAATAA
- a CDS encoding GDP-L-fucose synthase, producing MEKNSKIYIAGHRGMVGSAIERHLRSQGFVNLITATSKELDLKNQQAVNTFFEKHQPDFVFLAAAKVGGILANNTYRAEFIYDNLMIASNIIHSAYLNKVTKLLFLGSSCIYPKLAPQPLKEDYLLSGYLEQTNEPYAIAKIAGIKLCEAYRDQYGCNFISAMPTNLYGPNDNYDLQNSHVLPALIKKFHLAKTENKPNVEIWGTGKVLREFLYVDDLAEACVFLMQHYNEKQFINVGSGVDITIHDLAKLVQKIVGYTGDLTFDSSKPDGTPRKLMDVTRLNKAGWHYTTSLEEGIQLAYQDALATSKLSP from the coding sequence GTGGAAAAAAATTCAAAAATTTATATTGCAGGTCACCGCGGCATGGTGGGTTCAGCCATTGAACGACATCTCAGATCACAAGGTTTTGTCAATTTGATTACAGCAACATCCAAAGAATTGGATTTGAAAAATCAACAGGCAGTAAATACTTTTTTTGAAAAGCATCAACCCGACTTTGTATTTCTGGCGGCGGCCAAGGTTGGCGGTATCTTGGCTAACAATACTTATCGTGCTGAGTTCATTTACGATAATTTGATGATTGCATCCAACATCATTCACTCAGCCTATCTGAACAAAGTAACTAAACTTCTTTTTCTTGGATCATCTTGCATTTATCCAAAGCTTGCACCTCAACCCTTGAAAGAAGATTATTTGTTGAGCGGATATCTTGAACAAACAAACGAACCTTACGCCATTGCAAAAATTGCAGGTATAAAATTATGTGAAGCATACAGAGATCAATATGGTTGTAACTTCATTTCAGCGATGCCAACAAATCTCTATGGTCCAAATGATAATTATGATCTCCAAAACAGTCATGTATTACCTGCATTGATTAAAAAATTTCATCTTGCAAAAACAGAAAATAAACCTAACGTTGAAATTTGGGGAACAGGAAAAGTGCTTCGTGAATTTTTATATGTAGATGATTTAGCAGAAGCTTGCGTTTTCTTGATGCAACATTACAATGAAAAACAATTCATAAACGTAGGTTCAGGTGTTGATATCACCATTCATGATTTGGCAAAACTGGTTCAAAAAATTGTGGGCTATACCGGTGATTTAACTTTTGACAGCAGCAAACCAGATGGAACACCTCGTAAACTCATGGATGTAACACGCTTAAACAAAGCGGGCTGGCACTACACCACCTCTTTGGAAGAGGGAATTCAATTAGCCTATCAAGACGCCCTTGCTACAAGTAAGCTTAGCCCGTAA
- a CDS encoding 3'(2'),5'-bisphosphate nucleotidase CysQ gives MVIRPDFIAPVFEAVRKAADEIMAVYENDFSVQLKEDKSPVTKADLLSSEILFDVLTKTNITVVSEESKIPDYARRTLEEYIWLVDPLDGTKEFIKRNGEFCINIALIQNQQPIFGLIADPVNQKILYGGISTGIFCQSLQEKKIFSPDFIVRPKNNQKSRGLIFSRSHFTNEVSVLVNKLEERYGLLRLIKKGSALKFFNLVEGDAHFYPRMAPTMEWDIAAGDAIYRAVGGEVLDFTNFEPIRYNKEDLRNPNFIAKPANLKID, from the coding sequence ATGGTGATAAGGCCTGATTTCATTGCACCAGTTTTTGAAGCCGTACGCAAAGCGGCAGATGAAATTATGGCTGTTTATGAAAATGATTTTTCTGTTCAACTCAAAGAAGATAAATCGCCCGTTACTAAGGCAGATTTATTGTCGTCAGAAATTTTATTCGACGTATTAACTAAAACTAATATCACGGTAGTATCAGAAGAATCAAAAATACCTGATTATGCTAGGCGCACCTTGGAAGAATATATTTGGTTGGTTGATCCATTAGATGGCACCAAAGAATTTATTAAACGCAACGGAGAATTCTGTATCAACATAGCGCTGATCCAAAATCAGCAACCCATTTTTGGACTTATTGCTGATCCGGTAAATCAGAAAATACTCTATGGCGGAATCAGCACCGGAATTTTTTGTCAATCTCTGCAAGAAAAAAAAATATTTTCACCAGACTTTATAGTACGACCAAAAAACAATCAAAAAAGCAGAGGATTAATTTTTTCAAGATCACATTTTACGAATGAAGTAAGTGTCTTGGTAAATAAATTAGAAGAACGCTACGGATTACTGCGACTCATTAAAAAAGGAAGCGCCTTAAAGTTTTTCAATCTGGTTGAAGGCGATGCACATTTTTACCCGCGCATGGCGCCTACTATGGAATGGGACATTGCAGCGGGAGACGCAATCTATAGGGCAGTTGGTGGAGAAGTCCTTGATTTCACTAACTTTGAACCCATTCGCTACAACAAAGAAGATTTGAGAAATCCGAATTTCATTGCCAAACCGGCGAATTTAAAAATTGACTGA
- the deoC gene encoding deoxyribose-phosphate aldolase has protein sequence MEKREKLLQLISFLDLTSLESTDNETTITELVRKANEGYKGVHPAAVCVYPNFGNFVAQSVLKTIQTAVVGGAFPSGQTLTRAKISELEAINTSSADEVDIVINRGEFLAGNYEYVFNELKAMRNAVPGKLLKIILETDELNTKEAIQKASEMAIDAGADFIKTSTGKCAVGATPEAAEIMCDVIAAHAQRTDKKIGFKPSGGIRTIESAVTYYDIVEKKLGSTWLQPSLFRIGASSLYSAIINELKNGDKA, from the coding sequence ATGGAAAAAAGAGAAAAATTACTGCAATTAATTTCATTTCTTGATTTGACTTCACTTGAATCAACAGACAATGAAACTACGATTACTGAGCTTGTGCGCAAAGCCAATGAAGGGTATAAAGGTGTTCACCCGGCGGCAGTTTGTGTTTACCCTAATTTTGGAAACTTTGTTGCCCAATCAGTTCTAAAAACAATTCAAACAGCCGTTGTTGGAGGCGCATTTCCAAGCGGGCAAACATTGACTCGAGCAAAAATTTCTGAACTTGAAGCCATAAATACAAGCTCTGCGGATGAAGTAGACATTGTTATCAACCGCGGAGAATTTTTAGCAGGAAATTATGAATACGTATTTAATGAACTGAAGGCAATGCGTAATGCGGTGCCCGGCAAATTGCTGAAAATAATTCTTGAAACCGATGAGCTAAACACCAAAGAAGCCATACAAAAAGCAAGTGAAATGGCCATTGATGCCGGAGCAGATTTTATCAAAACATCCACTGGAAAATGTGCTGTTGGAGCAACACCTGAGGCAGCAGAAATTATGTGTGATGTGATTGCTGCACATGCACAACGCACTGATAAAAAGATTGGCTTCAAACCATCAGGCGGAATCAGAACCATTGAATCAGCAGTCACCTATTATGATATCGTGGAGAAAAAACTTGGCTCAACTTGGTTGCAACCCTCATTGTTCAGAATTGGTGCCAGCTCACTCTATTCAGCCATTATCAATGAATTGAAAAATGGTGATAAGGCCTGA
- a CDS encoding energy transducer TonB: MELKKSKEADLEGKSKIFRVIGLAMAAALVAMAFSATTATVAEKVAEEEDIESLDEEMVYEVQEQETPPPPQTQEAPPPPDLEEIEVVDDEEEIADLDLTNIEPEDLPVDDGPEDVQIEEEPIVDFAEVEPSFPGGDAAMAQFIRDNVQYPELAREMGEQGTVYVQFVVNSDGSIQDVEVIKGVSDLLNKEAMRVVKAMPKWTPGEQAGKKIRVRFRIPIKFTISG, translated from the coding sequence ATGGAACTTAAGAAATCAAAAGAAGCTGACCTTGAAGGAAAATCAAAAATTTTCCGGGTTATCGGTTTAGCCATGGCAGCTGCCTTGGTTGCAATGGCTTTCTCTGCTACAACAGCAACTGTTGCTGAAAAAGTAGCTGAAGAAGAGGACATAGAATCATTAGATGAAGAAATGGTGTATGAGGTACAAGAGCAAGAAACTCCGCCACCACCGCAAACTCAAGAAGCGCCACCACCACCTGACTTAGAAGAAATTGAAGTAGTGGATGACGAAGAGGAAATTGCTGACTTGGACTTGACCAATATTGAGCCTGAAGACTTACCTGTTGATGACGGTCCTGAAGATGTTCAAATTGAAGAAGAACCAATTGTAGACTTTGCTGAAGTTGAGCCTTCCTTCCCAGGTGGTGATGCGGCCATGGCACAATTCATTAGAGACAATGTTCAATACCCTGAACTTGCCCGTGAAATGGGTGAACAAGGAACAGTGTATGTGCAGTTTGTTGTTAACTCTGACGGCTCAATTCAAGATGTGGAAGTTATCAAAGGTGTTTCTGACCTGTTAAATAAAGAAGCCATGCGTGTGGTGAAAGCCATGCCAAAATGGACACCTGGAGAACAAGCCGGTAAAAAAATTCGCGTGCGTTTCCGTATTCCAATCAAATTTACAATTTCAGGATAG
- the vanZ gene encoding VanZ family protein produces the protein MLSCIPGNHFPVISWNFISPDTLVHVVMYLILSLSLIKAQFEKKLNLSKEWLYIWVIAVGISFGYCIELVQEFYIYRRCFEYADIVANSIGTIFGVILAKRTGIKIV, from the coding sequence GTGCTGAGTTGTATACCCGGTAACCATTTTCCGGTTATTTCCTGGAATTTTATTTCACCTGACACGCTGGTGCATGTTGTTATGTACCTCATTCTTTCGCTTAGCCTGATTAAAGCTCAGTTTGAAAAAAAGTTGAACCTTTCAAAAGAGTGGTTGTATATATGGGTGATCGCAGTTGGAATATCGTTTGGATATTGCATAGAACTGGTTCAGGAATTTTATATCTACCGGCGCTGCTTTGAATATGCTGATATTGTTGCAAACTCAATTGGTACAATATTTGGTGTAATCCTAGCAAAACGGACAGGTATAAAAATAGTATAA
- the gcvH gene encoding glycine cleavage system protein GcvH, producing the protein MNIPSDLKYTKEHEWVRVEGDTAVIGITDFAQRELGDIVYVEIETVGESLAREAVFGTVEAVKTVSDLFMPVSGEVVEMNKGIESNPESVNADPYGKGWMIKVKLSDASEVASLLSADDYKKLVG; encoded by the coding sequence ATGAATATTCCTTCAGACCTTAAGTACACCAAAGAACACGAGTGGGTTCGTGTTGAAGGCGATACAGCAGTAATTGGCATCACTGATTTTGCTCAGCGCGAATTAGGTGACATCGTATATGTAGAAATTGAAACCGTAGGTGAAAGCCTTGCCCGTGAAGCAGTATTTGGCACTGTAGAAGCCGTTAAAACCGTATCTGACTTGTTTATGCCGGTGAGTGGTGAGGTAGTTGAAATGAATAAAGGCATTGAGTCAAATCCTGAGTCTGTAAATGCAGACCCTTATGGAAAAGGCTGGATGATTAAGGTAAAACTTTCTGACGCATCAGAAGTAGCCTCCCTTCTTTCTGCTGACGACTATAAAAAATTGGTGGGATAA